The sequence CTTCAAAATCAAGAAGTACGGGATATTCCATTTCAATCGGACTTGGAACAATGCTGTCTCCCACGGGAATATCCAAATGAAGTCGGGTCTTTACTTTAGTATTGGCAAGCTGAGCTACAAAAAAGACCCGAATTCCTGTATAATCTTGATCTTCTGTTATTTGCTCAACCTGAATGCTGTTTGCATCAAATAGCACCCCATCATTCGAGTCTGCGGAATTAAGTATTTCCTCAATAATTGGTTTTACCTTGTCTGCTTTTATTGGAAGCCCCTTTGCAAGAAAATCTAGGTCTTTTGTAGGCCTTGATCTATTTAGAGAATCGTAGGATATCAACAGCATTCCGCCTTTGAGTATCAATCTATTTCTGTATTTTGATTTTCCTAATCTGTAGAGAAAACGCTCATAAAAGTATTGTATGAGCAAGTACTCATTGGATCTTCCTGTCTGTCTTGAAATGTTCAACAGTTTCGTTCTAACCGAAGCCCCAATATTTCGCATACAATCACTCCATAGCGGATGTTATAATGGGTATAAGATAAGGTGTTATCACCGTTTTGATTCTAAGCATTGATGCGTATTCCATTAGCTTTGAGATATTTGAATCCTTACGTTTTACATAATTTATTAATGATTCAACGGCAATGCCTTCTCCAAGTTCCTTCCTGAATCTGAAAGCATCGCAGATGGTTCTTTCGAGGTCATATATTCTTATAATCCCGGAATTCGTTTTTATTCTGGTAATACCGATTTTGTATGTGCTTTTGTCAAAGTAATAGAGTTTAACGGGGGGATATTCAAACTTGAGATGACTTACGTTATTAGGTACACCAATGGTAATTTTAGGAGAGATGTATGTGGTCAGGTTATAAAACTGGAGTGCTGAAG comes from Mesotoga sp. Brook.08.105.5.1 and encodes:
- a CDS encoding type IV toxin-antitoxin system AbiEi family antitoxin domain-containing protein; its protein translation is MSKKTDIEKKIKSCFKYNNYFQQTSQFLKAGIHPREIKTALENGWIIRIKHGLYMLADAYNGLETDLVAITKASKYTVICLASALQFYNLTTYISPKITIGVPNNVSHLKFEYPPVKLYYFDKSTYKIGITRIKTNSGIIRIYDLERTICDAFRFRKELGEGIAVESLINYVKRKDSNISKLMEYASMLRIKTVITPYLIPIITSAME
- a CDS encoding nucleotidyl transferase AbiEii/AbiGii toxin family protein, whose translation is MNISRQTGRSNEYLLIQYFYERFLYRLGKSKYRNRLILKGGMLLISYDSLNRSRPTKDLDFLAKGLPIKADKVKPIIEEILNSADSNDGVLFDANSIQVEQITEDQDYTGIRVFFVAQLANTKVKTRLHLDIPVGDSIVPSPIEMEYPVLLDFEAPKVIAYSKETVIAEKLETIVKSSTANSRLKDFYDIYYLAQTTNFSLS